The proteins below come from a single Miscanthus floridulus cultivar M001 chromosome 1, ASM1932011v1, whole genome shotgun sequence genomic window:
- the LOC136475431 gene encoding uncharacterized protein, translating to MGLCASMLRCKANRRRQQPEPRRGTPKALFVVRNDDGRPSKPEEVVFHPPHGSGRSGLQLQKAGNGKAGSRKPEKRGFEYYDCMDVLGRRLRAPPPPRLPCGSTRSVAVEPVVTAGMRSTVSRGATADGKKAAAAEGCRTPMTPRRTPVWQRRILMGTRCELPRFSGVILYDEHGRPLQLQSSSQNRTDQLMSRGKKKTARTTTTLRDLL from the exons ATGGGGCTCTGCGCGTCCATGTTGCGATGCAAGGCCaaccggcggcggcagcagcctgAGCCAAGGCGCGGCACACCGAAGGCCCTCTTCGTCGTCAGGAACGACGACGGCCGGCCGTCCAAGCCAGAGGAGGTCGTCTTCCACCCACCGCACGGCTCTGGCCGTTCGGGTTTACAGTTACAGAAGGCTGGCAACGGCAAGGCGGGCAGCAGGAAGCCCGAGAAGCGCGGGTTCGAGTACTACGACTGCATGGACGTGCTGGGCAGGAGGCTCCGCGCGCCGCCGCCCCCCAGGCTCCCGTGCGGGAGCACCAGAAGCGTCGCGGTGGAGCCGGTGGTAACGGCCGGGATGAGGTCGACGGTGTCCAGGGGCGCCACGGCGGACGGGAAGAAGGCAGCGGCAGCAGAGGGCTGCAGGACGCCGATGACGCCACGGAGGACGCCGGTGTGGCAACGGAGGATACTGATGGGGACGCGCTGCGAGCTTCCGCGGTTCAGCGGGGTCATACTGTATGACGAGCACGGCCGGCCCCTGCAGCTGCAGAGCAGCTCCCAGAACAGGACAGACCAACTCATGAGCAGA GGCAAAAAGAAGACTGCCAGGACAACTACAACTCTCAGGGACCTCCTGTAG